The sequence below is a genomic window from Acropora palmata chromosome 5, jaAcrPala1.3, whole genome shotgun sequence.
GAAAGTTGTAGAGACTACTCGCAATCTAAAACTTCCTAACGCATTCTATTACAACATACGCTTTGGATCAACCCTAAATAAACTTGGTGGGTTTGAGGTTAAATATAAGCAAGCGGCTTTTTTAGAGCCACAAACGGAAGTCGGAAGTGAATATTTTGCATGTCAGGACAAAAGCCTCTCCCAGATTTTTAACCTAATCGTTTCTACGAGAGAAAATACACTTAACAATATAAAAGTGGTAGTGTGAAACCAAGTTAAAtgggaaaacagctcacttcccgTTGGCATGTGCTAAAACAAGGAACACCGGAACACCAGAACAGAACAGCTAGTTAAAACCTggcttaaggtggctctatatactattttgcaatttttttttccattggcaaatgtttatcacaaaGCACTCGGAAgaatttcaataataaaaacctaCAGCGTTGGAAGAATCTTTCAGAACCCAAAcgttgttgctatggcaactatTGATAGACGGAtgcttggcttgttttttGAACCTACCTGACTTCTAGACGGTGCTTCTAGGTTTCTTCacggtgaattttctttgtttcagggGAAACAGAGAAAACATCCAAGGAGTTTCAACTGAAAAAGCTACAAGAAAGTCTGTGCATAAATTTGGGAGGAATTCGCAATCTTCGTTTTTGATGCGTATTACATTAATGtatgtgtaaaatttgatgattttttcccaacagcgagagaaagaaaaagcctatcCATGTGCCAgttgtcaaaaaaattcaccgtcTGGAACGTGCCCAATATGCGTTTTTAAATCACTCAAAGACCCCTGTTTTTActgatgtcatcaaaatagaaattctttttaaatactCTTAGACACAAGAACTCGTGAGTTTCGGTAGAAAACTTTGAACAGATACCTTGTTACAAACTCGTTTCTTCAGAAAATTGGACTGAGGGTTTCAGAATCATGTAATTTTTGCGAAAGGAGAGCGAATCCCTTGAACTTTTGCTTCGTCCTGTAGAACCCAGAGTTTCTGGCTGGAATTCATCAACTaaggggtgcagggatggcgtagtggtgagagcactcgcctcccaccaatgtggcccgggttcgattcccagatccggtactccggtttcccctctcctcaaaaaccaaaatttgttaatttgagttaCAGTGTCCCTAATTagcgctccagcgctagaaaagacaagacacttaaataaggttccttacctttttttttaccttaccTTGGAGAAACGATGTCCTCATTAAATTAGAAGGTCTCTCAAAGGTTTACCAGCTTTTTGGAATCTGGCAaagaaaggaataattatttgccaTTACTTATTCTCCTTTTAATTCTCGCAAAGCAATATATTTATGATTGTCGTAGAAACTCAAGTCACCCATGACTCAGATTATTTCTTAGAAAGGCCAACTATATTTAAGAAATAGAGTTCAAGATAGATATACTGAAAATGACCCCTGCTTCAACCTCAAGAGCAAATAtattaatattgtaataaGCTCATAGCTGCGTCTGCCCGCATAGTAAAGTTAtccattttctttgtaaataatGAATTGTGTGTGACAATATCTTTGTGTCTTGTATTCCACTGTATTGTAGGTAAGTGTATAATTGTAACAgtgataaaaacaataataatgattagtatttaccaaatcagtggatagcaattttcgcgcgttttgattggctcccgtaactcggaatatccttggatattcactgttttgcgaacggagagaaaaatggcgcgtatAACCCGTCAAGGTAGTCAAGAATAACAGTTGCAAGAAGATTCTTACCGGAATCAGGCTCGCTGAGTCGAGTGAACAAGGCAGTCCTGGAGGAAATAAGCTACAGCTCTTCGTTTGTTCAATCTCGAGTTTTCGGGCGAATTTGCGCCAAGTTTTGACTTAACTGATAACGTGTGGGATTTCAAGCTTGCCTTGTCCTTGGCGCCGTTTGACGGCAGATGTTTACGTCATACCCCCGTCGACTCAACCATTTCAGTTTTGACTTGTCCATTTGACTTGGCACCGAATCGATTGCCCGACTATTCAATCATTTGACACGTCATTAAACCATTCCCCGTGGATTTAAGTCGTTTGTAACTTAGTTAAACCGTTCCTTCTTAAACTAAATCATTTCAATATTGACTTGTCCATTTGACTTAGCAAAGAATCAACTGCCCGGCTATTAAACCATTTCACGCTTCACTAAACCATTTGCCGGCCAGTTAAGTCACTTGTCAGTTTGTTCAACCgttctttctttaatttaaccATCCTGCTAAAGAGCACTAGAACATTTGTTGTCAGACCTGATCATTCCACATTTCGTTGATGGACGGATTCTCAATTGAATAAACCGATTTGAAGTAGTCTGTATCGTTTCAACATCGGCGTGCaaaccatttcaaaacaaCCTAACCCATTTCATTTTTGATTGAATCGCTTCGCAAAAGAAcacttaggccccgtccaccggcaggtttcttttgcaggtcacgggtcacaggtcacaggtcattgttttagcaatacagaaagtatcccaaacacttgtaaaagctaaccgtaggcctaattaggcctaaacagcacttttaggcctaaggttggcttttaaaagtgtttgggatactttctgtattggtaaaacaatgacctgtgacctgtgacctgcaaaagaaacctgccgcccgtccacacgtatccggatattttttaatccgcaactttttctttccggatacgaaaatatccgcgtccacaagttatgtgatcacagcgtattcatgtcgaattcgcccgtccacacgtattcggATTCACTCCGGATTCACTGAGGATTGACCAAATTGTCCCACCAGGCACTGGTTCGTCCAGGTCTAACCCAGAATCGTCGAGGACGGCATTGCTTTCCTActcgtttaagttgtttctgccgGCCGTTTCGTCCGGTAGATAAcgtaaagagcttgcagatgtcaAGCCACCTTCtggcataacttatttcagcatttagtagagcgacatttagctgcatacaagctaaaagactggaaataagcccaaggagcacagaagctACTTGCCTTCGATCGGCGGCTATATTTAAATCTGCGAGGTAAATACTGgcgccaattttgtgacgacatcgtatcagaaaatatccggattcgaccgtccacacgtatctgaaatgttatcggattaaaaaatttccactctggagagcggattcaaaactttccggatttgcttgcgaattcgtcgtatgcgtgtggacgatagccgtatccggaaagaaaaagttgcggattcaaaaatatccggctacgtgtggacgggggtttcgacaaaacactgacccccGGTCAACTGACCCCCTACTGACCCCCTATAACATCaatgggaaaatgaaaatttaaaaagccCAGAACTATCAATGGGACCCGATTCAAGTTCATAAATAAATGTGGCTTACCTGAAACTTCCAAGATGGCGCGTTGCAGATTTACgactcttgttcttctttAACTGAAGGATTTGTCACGAAAAATCACACACAGAATAAGTTGGAATATCAGCAAGCATGGTATTTGTACCCACTAGAAAATTAAGCAATAAAAATAGCGACGAAATTTTGGCAAATTAACACGCACACAACAAACCGGCAGCGACACGCACACGATGACATCAATCGGAAGTTTATTATGGCAAGCTCCCAGGTTGAGATTTACGCACGTGGTCGTGGCATGAGCAGTCCCTCGCGATGCTTTCGCGAGCCTGTTCATTTGTCAGCGTTTCTCTTTGCTTCATATCCCACTGCGAACGAAAGCAATATTTGATGATATTCAATCTTATTCTGTGCTCGATTTTATGTCAACAAAACCTCCAGTAAATAGTAAAGGGAGAACAAGAGTCGGAAATCTGCAACGcttccgccatcttggaagtTTCACGTAAGCTAAATTTATTGATGAACTTGAATCGGGTCCCACTGATAGTTCTGGGCttgttaaattttcattttcccattGATTTGATAGGGGGTCAGTAGGGGGGTCAGTAGGGGGTCAGTTGACCgggggtcagtgttttgtcgAAACCCTGTGGATGGGGCGTTAAGAGCGACTCTCTATAGGTACCAAGATTGAAAAAATGTGGCACAAGGTTGGGAAAATGCAATCCTTGACATTTCGTCCAGAGATAACCTATGGTATGCTAAGAATTATGATATTAGTCTTAGGTTCTAGagttttcacatttttgagaaaattacGAAAAACCGTCGACAACCCGTGAAGCCGAAAAATCACAGGAACGAGGTCAAATTTCATGATCAGACAATCGATCTTGGGTGATGGCGCATAGCAAATTATGGCTTTCCTtagtttataattttatttaggaGGTATTGCTAAGCTGCTTAGATGATATTATAGACTTACAATTGTAACTCCGAATTCCTGGAGAACAAGCGAAGAGAACCAAAATTTCTAGactttgaaaatcaaaaatccCATACCATTTTCAAACATCTCAAAACATACTCGGTATTATGTAGAATTCTTTCAAAATTCAATTCTAGCAAGCAAAAGAGCTGTTTTTCAACgtgatataatttttttcttggcaaaagttatttttgaAGCGAGCGGTCCCATGCAAGTTGACCTAATCCAGTACTTTGTTTAACGAGGAAATGTAAACAATTCGACTAGCCTTAGCTCGCTTTCTGAGCAAACCATTGCAAAACCCTGCTATTTCGCATTAAAACTACGCAGTAAATCTCAGATAGTACTTCGACGACAACTTGCCTTCCAATTggtgtttgaagaaaaataattttgaccttcTCAGTTAATTTTTCCATTGCTCTCTTGTTGCCGCgctttataattataatttaggGTGACACCTTGACATTGCTTGTATGCCGCAAGTCTGGGGAAGAATTCAGCGACCTGAGATGCAGTCAGAAATTCTTCACCACTGAACATCCGTTTCTCTTGAGAGTCCACGGCAGACATCATAGAGCGTGCAACTGATGCTGGATCACTTTTTCGTCCTGACCGCTCACCTTGTTGAAATTTCTCAGTCAGGAACTTCTTTTGCTCTGAGGTGTAATAATTATCCATAAAGACATAATGGCCTTTATCCAGCACAGAATCATTAGCTCAAGACGCATTTTAAATCACCACCAAGAATTTGCAAccacaagagaaaaaaaaacacaaaatgccattgaaattcaaagaaacaaaatccCTGTAGGACTTAGAAATTTTATATGTAATACACAATAAAACGACTCAGTGGTTTCCAGTCTCTATAATATCTCCAAAACTAACTTCGGGAGAGGGCTTGTAATTAAGCCGGGCCACATATGGCCACATGGTATGCAAAGGGTTTTAATAAGAATCATCTGCTAAGTGCAACAAATAATGTAAACATAAACAGTCTATCATTTACCCGTAAACGATATAGTGACTTTGTGGCGATTCTGTAGACAACATCAGAGCGCCGGTCAACAggttaagaaaaaagaaatatgtcaGCCAACTAAACACAAGGACACGTTATTTTAAACCGAGACCTGAAACTCAACCAAAAAGTAACTTGAGagcgaaaaattttttgagGTGATCCAATTATGGTGAACTGCAACTGAAAGATCATCCATCGCTTATTGTCGCAGTTTAGTGTCAGATGATTGGATTTGGAGACACTCACAGTCCGCGCGCACAAAACATTGAACAATCCCGTCTGGCGAAACTTTTACCCCTAATTTCTCTGTTCCGCCCCCGTTGACAGAAGATGATTCAACCTCAAGACGAGACACCTTAGAAGTGAGCTTGATATCGATTCATTGACAGTTTCAAAAGTTTCATGCTGTTCTTAGCAATTGAAAGCCAAGACACGGTGATCAAGGAAGAATCTAATCGTACATAAATTGATAAATGTTGTTGCTTATGTTTTAGTTGCAAAGTCCATCAAATGGCTTAGTGACTCCACATAAATTTTCTAGTTCAATTTAGTAAAGTAAAGAAGATAAAATCTTTATAAACTAACCTTTGAGCATTTGGCTGATATATGGGAAATTGCCTTCTTGAATCAGTGATCTAGATTCGTGGCGAAACCCGTTTGTGAAGCAAGTGGTTACTAGAAGAAACATTGTGATCGCTGCTATTTCCATATCAAGTTGTCATGAACCAAGTCTAGGCGCAGTGCCAAAGCTAAGCTCTTGCACGAACACTTTTCGGGTGTAAGAGTTATCTCCGTCAGTCGACGAATCGGTTTTGTCGCCAAGATTACACCTTATCTTTGCTGTCGCATGAATATTGCACTGACCCTGTCTTCCCTGTCTTCGCTGTCGCGCTGGTGGAATCGTTGACTCCTGTGAATTTGAGAAAGGATTTTATTGATAAACCCTCATGGCGATGACAAAATAATCCAAACCAAGCAGTCCTTATCAGGAAGCGACCCTCTTGGACTTGATTGATACCTTgtgaaaaaacagcaaatttccggtcaaattgaaaacttaaCTTTGAAGATTTGGAAATTATCCAATTGAAAGTCGAATCGCGGGGCGCGGCAGACAGAGGAACCCGCATGATAAGAAACTTCGAGCTTTGCGTTTGTCTCTCGTGACAGATGgtgtattttcaaaataattattataattattattatctttggctagaaataaatcattttgaggtagaaagaggtaacaaaaaaaacattgcaagaAAACTAAGCATTACCGGTATTTGTAAGTTGAGgttcaataaaaaagaataagTACATATACTGACATATTTAATGTTCATACATcatatattaaattttagcCGGCGATAAAGAAAATCAGACTTAATACTagataaaaacaatgcttgaTTATCTgtatttttctgcttttccattctaaaaaaaaaaccttgtaTTTCCAGGCTAgttttgttcttaataaaaaaaaatgtgcttTTTTCCAAAATCTCAGCCTGGTGTTTATACTCTATTGGAATACCAGAATTTGCTCTTTCATAGATGTTTAGAAACTGAAGCCTTGCAAAAAAAGCTAGGCTGAGAAGATATAACGATTAATTCTTCCAAAAAGtgcatttgttttattatgtaCTAACCGCTTGTCAACGAAAAGCTCAGCATAATCCTCAGCTCTGTCCTTTATTCcagcatttgaaaaaaaagctttccaTCTAGAGagatgaaagtgaaatcaCATCTATTAAACGGAATTCGCGCTACAACAAAGCGTAAATACAGTCTCTGGATAAAGGTCaaagtgttttctttcaaattccaTCAGGCTTATCAATGCATGCATTCATTTACATAAGGATGTACGCATTCATTTACATAAGGATATAAAAGGATTGCTGACACTTACTTCGTCACGCTATCCTCTCTGGTAGCCATGTTGGATCGCTGCTTGTGAGGAATGCACCCAGAATCCTTTGCACACAGTCTCCTTGTGAGCGCTTTGTTTTTGAATATTTCCTCGGGGTTTCCGGGGGGTATTTTAGGTCAGGCAAATTTGGGGTAAAGTCCCTGGGGGTCGGGGCATAAAATCATCGCAAAGCTGCTGTAATTTCCCCGCTATTGCCCGACAAAGTCCCCGCATGTCGCGGGGGTGAGGGGGCGGGGAAAACAAATGACTAGTGCATAAACTGTGTTTTCGTCTGTTTCAGATCTGTCTGTTTAAAAATAGGACAACAAGGAAGTACAAAGAATATAACatcctttccattttttaCGACTTGCTTAAGGTAAAACTTCACGCCGGGATGTTTTTATCTAAGAGTTGATTACTTACCTCATTCACGTCCCTTATTAATGGTTAAAGGACTGAAAGGAGTCCATTTCGGACTGTAATCATTGGAGTGAtgaacaaaatcggacgaccgcgaagcgggagtccgatAAAATAAGCAAGAGTATGATGACTGAGTGGAGCACAATTCAGggcgttattattattattattattattattattattattattattatgtaaataacaaaattctcgaatgtgattggttgtcaACAGTCCTCATTTATGGTTTAATTGGCTGTTTTAGGTCCAAACTGCCTGATTTGCCCTGTCCGcttaaaaacatttgcaaTCGAACGGGCCAAATTGGACAATTAAGCAGCCACTATATGCCACTAACCAGTAAACCTTCAAGCTTAACTACCTAACCCACTGTAGCCAATCAAAGTCAGGaaaattttcttcagtgaCTGggttgacttttttttttctcttgcttgttcttttcttttgtatattTTGTCTGCCTTAACTCACGGTGTATCTTAAAGATCACTGTTGTTATGTAGAAGGTCACTGTTGTTATATAGGGGATAAACTCCCAGGAACAAATGGGTGAatgcctttgcaattttcatattCTCAGCACAGTTCAATTCTGGGATGGATCAGTCCAACACaccaaaaacacaaaagttcATCTCAAGACGTTTATTTACATCCTTAGTGTAACTTTACAACACTTACTTTTTCCTAACACCATCAAAAACTATTTAACATTTTACACCATCTCTTAATGAAAACTGTAGAGGTATATTTTCCTTGCAGTGCtaagaaaacaatattaatatattTCACCATCTCTACGTGAAAAAGGTAGGTGTGTATTTTTATTGGAGTGCTAAAAAAACATTGCTGAAGGTAACTTGAATATTGTTAAGAATTCTAAATTATTTTGTAGCTAACCCTACAAATTGGTTAAATATAGTAACTGTAACATCtgcttttgaaaatgattacaaatttaaattgtATTTGAAACACTCTTTGACTAAACTTCACCACTGGCAATCAAACAAGATACGCAGAACcttataattaattaaacCTATTTTAACCACAAATTGATAAGTAAAAAGTCAGtcttaaaaattgaaagcaaGTCTGAAATTTTAGGATCCAAATTTCACTTTGtctttttctgattggttctcgtcTGACCTCTTAGGAAGCATGCATTTCTCAACTAttgtctgattggttcattttaAAGAACACCGATTGGTTCACTTTAAAgatctctgattggttcctttGGATCGATATATCAAAcagtattaaaaaaattactctTCATTTCCATAACTATTCTTGTCAGATACCAGTAACTATGATGTTGTACTGCTTCAAGACAAATTTGGTGCACAAAATAATGAAGCACTGAAGATgagaaagcaaaaactttGTATATAACAAGAGTTCCTAGGGCACAAAGTGAGAACGGAGCTTGGACCATGGACACATCCAACTTTGAGACCTTTGGAAAATATCTGATAATTTATCTTCTGTTACCGAATCTCTTTGTGGTGAGCtgactttcaaaatcaaattgatttgtaatttcttgctaaattatgtaataaattacttttgttatgaaatttgttgtagtattttttctttcaatttaccTGTGTATTTGTTGATGGCTCTCTCATGTTTAAGTCTCTTTTGCTGTTTATATTCATTGTCCCTTTTGAATTTCACCTTTTGTCTTAcgatttcaaattatttgagcTTTcaatgaaagggttaaggatGTTAGGGTTGTAGTCTTTTCATGATAATACTTTGCAATTACTTTGCTTTCCCGCGTCGGTCAAATACTTGCGTCCCTCCTCGGTGAACTTGTTATCCCAGAGGTTTAacgattctagtttacaattactgtgcttaagtgctgcagcgaattccttcgctgcgttgtcggtGAACCTGTTAGCACTGAGGTCTAacgattctagtttacaattactgtgcttaagtaCTGCAGCGAATTCCTTCGCTCCGTTGTCGGTGAACCTGTTAGCACTGAGGTCTAacgattctagtttacaattactgtgcttaagtgctgcagcgaattCCTTCGCTCCGTTGTCGGTGAACTTGTTACTTCTGAGGTTTAacgattctagtttacaattactgtgcttaagtgctgcagcgaattccttcgctgcgttgtcggtGAACCTGTTAGCACTGAGGTCTAacgattctagtttacaattactgtgcttaagtgctgcagcgaattCCTTCGCTCCGTTGTCGGTGAACCTGTTAGCACTGAGGTCTAacgattctagtttacaattactgtgcttaagtgctgcagcgaattCCTTCGCTCCGTTGTCGGTGAACTTGTTACTTCTGAGGTTTAacgattctagtttacaattactgtgcttaagtgctgcagcgaattCCTTCGCTCCGTTGTCGGTGAACATGTTACCACTGAGGTCTAacgattctagtttacaattactgtgcttaagtgctgcagcgaattCCTTCGCTGCGTTCTCGGTGAACTTGTTAATTCTGAGGTTTAacgattctagtttacaattactgtgctcaagtgctgcagcgaattccttcgctgcgttgtcggtGAACTTGTTGACATTGAGGGCTAacgattctagtttacaattactgtgcttaagtgctgcagcgaattccttcgctgcgttgttgGTGAACTCGTTACCACTGAGGTCTAacgattctagtttacaattactgtgcttaagtgctgcagcgaattCCTTCGCTGCGTTCTCGGTGAACTTGTTACTTCTGAGGTTTAacgattctagtttacaattactgtgcttaagtgctgcagcgaattccttcgctgcgttgtcggtGAACCTGTTAGCACTGAGGTCTAacgattctagtttacaattactgtgcttaagtgctgcagcgaattCCTTCGCTCCGTTGTCGGTGAACCTGTTAGCACTGAGGTCTAacgattctagtttacaattactgtgcttaagtgctgcagcAAATTCCTTCGCTCCGTTGTCGGTGAACTTGTTACTTCTGAGGTTTAacgattctagtttacaattactgtgcttaagtgctgcagcgaattCCTTCGCTCCGTTGTCGGTGAACATGTTACCACTGAGGTCTAACGATTCTAGTTTAtaattactgtgcttaagtgctgcagcgaattCCTTCGCTGCGTTCTCGGTGAACTTGTTAATTC
It includes:
- the LOC141880856 gene encoding uncharacterized protein LOC141880856 isoform X1; protein product: MEIAAITMFLLVTTCFTNGFRHESRSLIQEGNFPYISQMLKEQKKFLTEKFQQGERSGRKSDPASVARSMMSAVDSQEKRMFSGEEFLTASQVAEFFPRLAAYKQCQGVTLNYNYKARQQESNGKIN
- the LOC141880856 gene encoding uncharacterized protein LOC141880856 isoform X2, yielding MATREDSVTKWKAFFSNAGIKDRAEDYAELFVDKRSQRFHQRDSEDREDRVSAIFMRQQR